The following is a genomic window from Chanos chanos chromosome 1, fChaCha1.1, whole genome shotgun sequence.
TAAATAGAGACCACTCTGATAGGCCAATCTGAAAAGCCATTTAAACAAAAAGCTGAATTAAATCTTGAAGGTTGATCAAAGACTATTTTTTAACAAGCTGTGGACACATTTATCAATATGCTCATGCATGTCAATGTGTGTCTATTACAGTTCTTTTTGAGACATACTCTCCAACTGTATAATTGATCTCCTCATTTTCCCAGTGGACCAAGGCCACTTCATAGGGTTGAATTTCATGGTGCTCTAATATTCTCATCACCTTCTTAAtctacaaagaaacaaacaaaaaatgaacaattaaagaaagaaatatttcaggGACAGTTACAAACATGAGTCAAGTAAGaaacagaacagcagcagtTCATGTTCTAATTCAAACTTATTTCTCAAAATATCAGCGCTGAACAACTGACAACTGTCATTTCAGAGGAAACTAAAGCGTTGGCAGGAAcatcaaaagacagagaaaagatcaccagaataaacagaatgattaaagtgtaagacagagacatgtacTTACTGTTTTCTCTTCAACATTCCAGAAAACTACTGAACCTTCCCTAGGCAGGAAGGATACCTTAATTACTCAATcaagtcaaaaataaaaacaaattaaagttgtGTATACTCTGTAACAAGTGTATTACGTAAGCATCACACTTTCTGTGGAAGACACTGACgtaatatatttacataatacACATtaagcccttttttttcccttttttttttttttaacttaccTGAAGAAAAACATCATAGCTGTGTCATTAGGCTTTGAAGCCATCTCTGTTCCAATCACTAGAACATTGGCAGCATCTGacacataaacagagaaacattcatAAATTTTATAACgggcttgtttttcttttctcctgttttattCTCCTGGCGCGTTATATTTATCTTATATTGTAGGTACTGAGCTATTTGGTATAAAAcaattcacacaaaacaaaataagctTTTTATGTAGTACATAATTCAATATACCAACTGACCTCTGGGTAAATCTTTGATTTCATAGAAGCCATTGGCGATTAGGTCATGGCAAAGAGTGGGTAAATGGTACTGATCTGCTGTCGCGTAGGCAATGCACTGCATCATATCCTgcacaaatgaaagacaaacaaacgcACCCTGAGTGCTACAATAATAAATCCAACTTCATCCATTATATCCATTTTCCTTCACGAAAGtaaaaacactgagacagaTTGGCAGGTTTGGGCACCTTATCCTCATCCTGAACAGGTATATTGACTCTGGATGGCTGTTTCGTCCTTGGTCCCTTTAAGGTCCGTTTACTTGGCAGTCCACCTTGTTTCAGCACGGATTTGGTGGCTGTTGTGGTTGACTGGAATCTCAAATGTGTATTCCATATGGTAGGTAATGCCTTTAAGACAGCTGAGGTTTTAGTCTGAAAAGCACATGGTCCCTGTAGTGCATCTCTTGGTAGTTTTGAACCACAACCGTGGCTCTGGGCTTGTACATCGGTTTGGTTCTTGTAAGTTATGTTAAAGTCATCTGCCGAGGCACTGGATGGCGACTGCTTCCACGGGAGACAAGCGGGTCTATTAGATGAAGAAGTGACTGTGCCTTCTACATTCCTGGGAACCAgtctacacacacctctcctctcAAGAGGATGGTAAAATCTCCACAGAGTCCTCAAAGACATTTCTACCTGCAAGAATTCACAGTTAAAACAACTATAAACACGATTAAACGTTTAACAAACAAGTTCATTTACTTTCTTTTACTACTGTGACTTGTGACTAATGAGGTTTATGTTAATGTTACTTCACTGACCTTGAGAAGGGAAACAAACAAGGAAGAGGGGTGTTATTTAGCTATCTTATCGAATACCTACAATGTATTTACATAAGAACATTGTTCTGTGTGATAGAATGAAACCATAACCAAACgcagtgagttttttttaatttaccatTAGTTGTTTATAAACAGAATACTTTGCTGGCTAACTCAGCTAGCATATCTTCTCATTTTGACAGGTAGCTGCGAAGCAAATCATGATAGGTTAACACTAGGTTTTTTGGGAAAATCAGGCGCCAAGAAGCACATACCTACTGAATTCTTTTCCATAAAAGAGCAAATAGGTGGTTGTCATGGTGGCTCGTTAAAACCTacaaattacaacaaataaaGATTTTATAGGCAACATTGCAAGGCATCCATAGTGGCTGGTCTTCTTCTTGTGCGAGACCCTAAACATGGCTGGAAGGCTGACGAGGGCGCATTATCGCCATCTTGCGAACTGGAATGCACAAAGAGACCAAGCCCTGATAATAATAAGCTTCTATTTCAACCACCCCGTTTTATTCGGGACTAAAAAGAGTGACTTAATTGCGGCTTCAGCTCTGTCTAAATCAGTCGTTTTCAGTATCTTCAGTAGGAGTACAACTGAgcaatgtattttaattaataaaaaagaaaaatgtaagaATTTCAAATATCTCTGCCACAGAATTTACGGGACACCTGACCAAATAGTGTCCTCAGGTGGTGGTTTTTGgtaaatgttagtaactgttGCTTAGAAACCTAACAAAACTTAAAGTGAAACGTTGTAAGAAAGCATTTATAGTTTAAATAACGATGGGGATACTGCTTTCGTAGTGACGACTAAGTAAGGTACTTTGGCATTGTATTCCTTGTAGATATCAAATCCTCTGTTTTGAAAAAGGCAATATACATGCATAATAAGACCAGACTTAAAATTTCTCATGTTTTGTGTACTCTGTGGTGCGTCACGACacaccaaagaaagaaagaccgaAGAGGTATTTTCTTCTCGCTTATATGTTGttaaaaaagactttaaaaagtTGCATGTGTCTGTTATGCCGGTTTCACGTATTTAACTGCAATATGCTTTGACAGAAATCCAggggacctctctctctctctctctctctctctctctctctctctctctctctctctctccacaaccATCTCCACTATAGCTCACAGTTAAATGGTTCACAGTTATACTGCTTGCCAAGGACTAACAAGAATAGCTGGTAGTAATTGCTCTGATTTGGTGTTACAGGTTGCTGTCCCCCATCATGGATGAGCTTGTTATCCAGGAACACTTGGCCCATTATAAACAGGCGACAGAGACTGCACGAGAGGAACTTGCTGCCCTCCAGTCCAAGTACCAGAGTGTCCATTCCAAGGTGATAAGCACATCCTAATAGGAGAATGCTCACATCTATGAACTGTGGAACGTAACATTGGCTGACACTCTGTTCTCCTTTACTACAGCTGCAGGACACTCGCACCAGGCTTGCATCCCAGGATGCCACAGTGCAGGAGCTGAGAGAAGCAAATGAGGGGTACAAAGAGGCGGTGGCAAGGCAGACATCCCTTGTTGATTCTCTCAGGGAGCGGATTcacaacacagagaaggagatgagCTCCATTGCCTCCTCCAGATCCCTCGTGGATATGAAAATTCAAGTGCTTACTAAGGAGAATCAAGAGATGAGGGAAAGAGAACTACAACTGGAAAATGAGACAAAGTGAGCAAAGAAAGCAGCATGGTCAATCCGTTTCTGTGTTGAGTGTAGCACAGATATTGCAAATAATACACAATTTTCTGTCCataataaatatgaaaacatgatAAGAGGATTTTTATGGCAGTTCTGTTATAAAAATATGGTAACTGATTTTGAAAAAAGGGTCTCCTGTGTATCTTGAACAGATACTTGTATGTACTttcataaagtgtgtgtgtgtgtgtgtgtgtgtgtgtgtgtgtgtgtgtgtgtgtgtgtgtgcacgcgctcACACCCACTATGTCTGTAAACAAGTTCATCACAATGTGATGGACACTATTTCTTTGTGGACATCTCTCCCATATCTGTGTAGACATTATCTTAATGAAtggaacaagacaaaacaagaaGCTGCTGACTTAGAGAGGAGATTTCAGGGGTTTACGTCCAGACTGGCAGAAAGAATGGCTATTGACTTAGCAGGGAACAATGACTCCATGGAATCAATTATCTCTTTGGTGAGTATCTGACATCCACATTTTGGGATTTCTTTTTGaagcctctgtctgtcattaaacGTGTCATTCTCCTACAGGTGGATTTGTGctggcaggagagagacagacagaagatgaAGATATCTGCATTGGAGGAGAGGATAAAGTCCCATGAGGTGGAGTGTAAAGCTAGCAGAGAGACAGTCATGAGACTGGTAACAGAGATGGACAATGAACAGAGAGTGTCAGCTGCCCGTGCCAGTGACCTGGCCTCTGTCAGACAGGTACATTCTCGACATTTTTATGGTTTGtacagcatgtacacacacacacacgcactcacacacacgcactcacacacacgcgcacgcacacacacacacacacacacacacacacacacacacacacacacacacgcactcacacacacacacacacacacacacacagactgtattTTAGTGAAGCAGCTTAGTTTAGTTTAATAATATGGAATAATGCAATAGGACTTTtggcatacacacataataccaAACTTCATTTTGCTTGTGTAATGTCAATCATAAAGAGCATTACAACATCACTAACTCAGCACAGAATcgaaattacaataatattgaagtaatatttattcaaatgatCATAATGTGGTCATTTCTTCATAGAAATTTAACACAATTTCACATCTACATACTGATTGAATGTGTCTTCCAGGAACTGGACAGCATTTTGACTAAGAAGAGGagtctggagacagagaaccagatgCTTAGGGAGAGGTTACAGGCTAGCGATCTCGCCTTGTCAGCTGCAAGACAAGAGGCGGGTTTTTTGGAAAGGTGTTCCCAAGATCTGGACAACAGGCTTCGCACCAGCCAAAACGAGGCCCGTACAAAACAATGTCACCTGCAAGCCTTCCTTAGGCAGGTGACGGCAGTGTTGGTGGATCAGCCAACAGATATTCCACTAACAGAGGAGAATGTTCTAGAGAGACTGAAGGACCTGTGGAGCCAGAAGGATGACACAAGAGCAGTAAACTATATACTCTAAACCTAGATTACAATATCTGGCCTTCCTTTGacacaaaaaggaaagagtATGTTTTATTGAAAAATGTTATGGGTTGTTGGTGTCTCAGTGTTGTCATTCTTGTATTCTGAGATGGAGGCAAAGCTGTCAGAGGTGTCAGAGGAGTTGGCCAAGCAGAgggagcagcagcaggaggCGGTGCAGAGAGCTGAGCAGGCGGAGCAACGGGAACAGGAGCTTCAGGAGAGATTGGAACGTCTGGAAAAAGAGCTGGTCTCCTCAAGTGCACATCGCAATGACCTGAACAAGGACCAACAGCAAGTGAGTTTACCCTCCTTTCCATTCAGCCTCTTTATCGATTTTTAACATAATTGAACTCATTAAGAATCAATAATGCTTGTATTTCGTCTTTTCAGAATAATACAATTTTCATAATACAATAAGTGTATGTGATTTGGTTATCCTTGTGCAGTACCTGAAGCTTCTGGAACAACTCTCAGAAACAATGAGGATTGACGGCATTGCCACAGATATAGGTTTTGACATGAGACCTGAGGCCATTTTGAAACGCGCAGAGCAACTGATCAAACAGGAGGGGACTGCTCTGGTGGAGAGCAAGATCCTGGTCCACAGTCTCCAGAGGAAGGTTGGCAAATGAACTTTGCGTCATATAGAAATTATCTGATATCTTCATAACGTTCTATAACTTATAAGTCAATCTGCTGGTAGCATTACTTAGAAGTGTCGCCTTTACTTCTCTGTCACCTGCATTCAGAGGACCCTATTCCATCCAATCCAGACTGTTCAGCCGTAAAATACAATAGATTCCATGGATGATTATCACTAGTAGAAACTAGGAGATTTGGATTGCACTGACGCATTTTTTTACAATGCGGGGTCATTTCTGGTGGTCCTCGCAGGTGAAGGTTCAGAAAGAGCGTTTAGAGAGTAAAGAGCTTCACACAGAGCTCCTCAGAAGAAAGGTGAcccagctggaggaggagaaaaggagtcGCTCCTCTCTGGCCCTGGAACGCGATGACGCCACGGTTGCCAGCAAAAAGCTGCAGAAGAAGGTGGAACGTCTCCAGGCTGAACTGGCCACCATAAGGTTCTCCAACACAGAGCTGAAAGCTCAGCTGGCCCACACCAACGAGTTGAAGGTAGAGGGACGGACTGCTCAGGCTCACAGGCCTACTAGAGACAGAGTGATTTAACCTCAATCACACAATCTACACTGTTGAAGAAAAGTAGGCCTGTTTTAAAAGAGTGTTATGGTAACATCTGTTTTGTGAGAATATAGACCCTAAGTGTTctatagttgttgtttttttttatgtattctgTTTTGGCGATTTGGTGATTTTATATATGCTGAACAATGGAAAATGGCACAAAATGAGATTTCTAAATAGCAATGTTTCCAGACTCTGTTTCGAAATGGAACTGCTACTTTTCAAGTGTTCTATCTCAGTTTCCtgtatgaatcatttttaaaagttgaCCCACAAATGCCATTGTGGTGGTGCAGATGTCTAGTAAGACCTCAGTACGAGAGCGTACCTTTGTACTCATGTATATAATTCATCCATATAAATGTTTAATCAGTCTCTGATTGCATGATCACCAAAGAAATAATCAGCATCACAAGGTGCACAGTCCGAAACTCTTTTTATATGAAGGACTGTTAGTTGTCTGTTTTAAGAAAAGCATATAACTAGGTGAgtttttgttatgtttggtACAATAAGATCAAAGTGATGGAACAGAATCAGACGATTGAGGAGCAAAGTAAGAATCTGGACAAGATTAAGAAGAATAGGGCTAAAGTGGAGAAGAGGCTGCAGTCAGAGCTGCAGAACCAGGAACAAAGAGCCAGGGACGAACTCCAGCACATTCAGACACTGCTCCAGAGTCAGTCCAGTGCCATGGCTGAGCTCgtgcagagggagaggaaggtaTGATAttccaacagacaaacacacatgttctgtctctctttctttcttaaccATTTAACCATTTTACCTGTGCAGGAGATACCATTCATTTTGATTGAcgtgattttattttgttctttccttTAGCTGCTGGACTTTTGCAGTGCGGTGTCCGAAATACTTGGTGTGAATGACACTATCTGCATTCCCAACCATGAAATTATCAGTCGGCTGAAGGCTCTGATCCACGCAAATTATCACCACACTCCGCTTCCCTGCCACTGTAGAGTTCACCATCACCACATGGCTGCTGTCTCTGAGGCCCCAGTCAGCCCTGCCCTTCTGCCCTCTCACCCCAGGCCCAAGACTCCTTAACAGAAACCCCCTCCTGTCCACTACCATGTCTCTCCTAACGATTCCCATCTTGTCACAGAACATTCAAGCAGTATTGTTATGCAGAGTGTACGGTATAAGTTGAAAATATTTGCAGAATTACAGTTTAGGTCGAAACATGTTTGCAAGTGCTTTAACTCGTTAAAGACAGACATGGAGGTTATGTCATTTATGTTGAGTTCTCAGTCGTGATTATTCTGTTCTTCGATTTGATTAAAGGTTTCCTGATTGTTTTGATTCTCTTACTGATTTCAAGTAATTATATTTGTAGTAAAAAGAGGAGCTCTTGTGTTCAAAACTTTAACTGTTTGTGAAGAGAATTTTGCACAGAGCTGTATTAGACTTAAATATCATGTATTGACCAAGACTGTATTTCTAGTCTGTAAGAGTTTCAATGAAATATGAGCTTTTCTGTCAACTTCTGAAAGAGTGGACATGAAAATtagaaaaatgatttgaataaAGGTACTGAGCGCATTAAAGTTTCTCCGTGTTCGTCTGAGTAGTTCACCCCTGAATGTGAAATGGCAGGGGAATTTGTAGAGTTACAACATTAATTTtcattacactttttttttttttttgcaagcctGCCACCACCCCTCCAGCATGGGCGTCACatcatactcttttttttcccgttccACTTCTTAAACACAAGCACTAAGAGGTATTAAGGGCCTATAGGGtcaaactctgaaaaaaagaaaccgaCAGTCTTCACTATGAGCAAAACGAGAGGAAACAAAAAGTGCCTTCTACATACACTGTCACGATACGATCAGGCAGAAGTTGAATAATTATATTaagttattttgaattttaatttgacttctgtagcagattaattaaaaaacaaaaccaaaccaaaacaaacaaaaaaaaaacgtctgcaCATTGTGAGTATACTGATGATGTATTGTCAGTGCAAAGGTTTTTAAGCCTTGGCAAACTGTATTTTTATAAATATCTTTCACATGATATTGTGTGACTTTACATTATTGGTATATTCATGATAGTTAATCTTCAACAAGGACAAACTCAGTAATACCGGTGAATGgtcatttaaaagcaaaaacacaactcatgccaaaaaaatacatataaaaaaataattgcaATATAGgttatttgaaaatgttattttacaggTTGTTCATTTGTTACAAGCAAAACCACAGGCTATGTAATCTGCATTAAAACTTACATGACGATACCTTCCA
Proteins encoded in this region:
- the rmnd1 gene encoding required for meiotic nuclear division protein 1 homolog, which translates into the protein MSLRTLWRFYHPLERRGVCRLVPRNVEGTVTSSSNRPACLPWKQSPSSASADDFNITYKNQTDVQAQSHGCGSKLPRDALQGPCAFQTKTSAVLKALPTIWNTHLRFQSTTTATKSVLKQGGLPSKRTLKGPRTKQPSRVNIPVQDEDKDMMQCIAYATADQYHLPTLCHDLIANGFYEIKDLPRDAANVLVIGTEMASKPNDTAMMFFFREGSVVFWNVEEKTIKKVMRILEHHEIQPYEVALVHWENEEINYTVGEGHSKLQSGNFIFSSEVEYEQVVLEKFAFSNALSLSVKLAIWEVSLDNFVESIQSIPEMLKSGQRVKLSRAEVMQKIGELFALRHCINLSSDLLITPDFYWDRENLEQLYDKTCQFLNINRRVKVVNEKLQHCTELTDLMRNHLSEKHSLRLEWMIVILITIEVMFELARVIF
- the ccdc170 gene encoding coiled-coil domain-containing protein 170, whose amino-acid sequence is MDELVIQEHLAHYKQATETAREELAALQSKYQSVHSKLQDTRTRLASQDATVQELREANEGYKEAVARQTSLVDSLRERIHNTEKEMSSIASSRSLVDMKIQVLTKENQEMRERELQLENETKHYLNEWNKTKQEAADLERRFQGFTSRLAERMAIDLAGNNDSMESIISLVDLCWQERDRQKMKISALEERIKSHEVECKASRETVMRLVTEMDNEQRVSAARASDLASVRQELDSILTKKRSLETENQMLRERLQASDLALSAARQEAGFLERCSQDLDNRLRTSQNEARTKQCHLQAFLRQVTAVLVDQPTDIPLTEENVLERLKDLWSQKDDTRAMEAKLSEVSEELAKQREQQQEAVQRAEQAEQREQELQERLERLEKELVSSSAHRNDLNKDQQQYLKLLEQLSETMRIDGIATDIGFDMRPEAILKRAEQLIKQEGTALVESKILVHSLQRKVKVQKERLESKELHTELLRRKVTQLEEEKRSRSSLALERDDATVASKKLQKKVERLQAELATIRFSNTELKAQLAHTNELKIKVMEQNQTIEEQSKNLDKIKKNRAKVEKRLQSELQNQEQRARDELQHIQTLLQSQSSAMAELVQRERKLLDFCSAVSEILGVNDTICIPNHEIISRLKALIHANYHHTPLPCHCRVHHHHMAAVSEAPVSPALLPSHPRPKTP